One window of Chryseobacterium sp. JJR-5R genomic DNA carries:
- a CDS encoding glutamine--tRNA ligase/YqeY domain fusion protein, whose product MEEEKKSLNFIEQIIEDDLANGLKKDQIRFRFPPEPNGYLHVGHTKAICINFGLGEKYNAPVNLRFDDTNPEKEEQEFVDSIIKDVEWLGFKWDKILYTSDYFQQLYDWAVQLIKEGKAYVDEQPSETITEQRKTPVEPGVDSPYRNRPVEESLDLFERMKNGEFEEGTMSLRAKIDMASPNMNMRDPVMYRILKRPHHRTGTEWKIYPMYDWAHGESDYLEQVSHSLCSLEFENHRPLYNWYLEQVYDESKIAPKQREFARMNVSYMITSKRKLQRLIAENVVDGWDDPRMPTISGMRRKGYTATAIRNFIERVGVAKRENLIEIQLLEFCVREDLNKVAKRVMTVVDPIKLVIENYPEGREEWLETENNPEQENAGTREIPFSRELYIEREDFKEEANNKFFRLKLGGEVRLKSAYIIKGERVEKDENGEITTIYATYDEKSKSGSGTEESLRKVKGTIHWVSAKHAIPVDVRNYDRLFTVEQPDAEKEVDFLDFINPESVSTIQGFAEPGLKDVAVGEPLQFQRIGYFTKDQDSADAKLVFNRTVTLKDSYKPE is encoded by the coding sequence ATGGAAGAAGAAAAAAAATCACTCAATTTTATTGAGCAAATTATCGAAGATGATCTGGCAAACGGGTTAAAAAAGGACCAGATCCGTTTCCGTTTTCCGCCTGAGCCAAACGGTTATCTGCATGTAGGCCATACCAAAGCGATCTGCATCAACTTCGGTCTGGGTGAAAAATACAATGCTCCCGTAAACCTTCGTTTCGACGATACGAACCCTGAAAAAGAAGAGCAGGAATTCGTAGATTCTATTATCAAAGACGTGGAATGGCTGGGCTTCAAATGGGATAAGATATTGTATACCTCAGATTACTTCCAGCAGCTTTATGATTGGGCCGTTCAGCTGATTAAAGAAGGGAAAGCTTATGTAGATGAGCAGCCTTCCGAAACTATTACGGAACAAAGAAAAACACCTGTAGAGCCGGGAGTGGACTCTCCTTACAGGAACCGTCCTGTTGAAGAGTCTTTAGACTTATTTGAAAGGATGAAGAATGGTGAATTTGAAGAAGGCACCATGTCGCTTCGTGCAAAAATCGATATGGCCTCTCCCAATATGAATATGCGTGACCCTGTGATGTACAGGATTCTGAAAAGGCCTCACCACAGAACAGGCACTGAATGGAAAATTTATCCGATGTACGACTGGGCACACGGCGAATCTGATTACCTGGAGCAGGTTTCACACTCCTTATGCTCCCTGGAATTTGAAAATCACAGGCCGCTGTATAACTGGTATCTGGAACAGGTATACGATGAATCCAAAATAGCACCGAAACAGAGGGAATTTGCAAGGATGAACGTTTCCTATATGATTACCTCTAAAAGAAAGCTGCAGAGGCTGATTGCAGAAAATGTAGTGGATGGCTGGGATGACCCGAGGATGCCTACCATTTCCGGAATGAGAAGGAAAGGATATACGGCAACCGCTATCAGGAACTTTATTGAAAGAGTCGGAGTGGCAAAAAGGGAAAACCTTATTGAAATCCAGTTATTGGAATTCTGCGTCCGTGAAGATTTAAATAAAGTCGCAAAACGTGTGATGACGGTAGTAGACCCCATTAAATTAGTCATTGAAAATTACCCTGAAGGCCGGGAAGAATGGCTGGAAACCGAGAATAATCCTGAGCAGGAAAATGCAGGGACCAGGGAAATCCCTTTTTCAAGGGAACTGTATATCGAGCGTGAGGACTTTAAGGAAGAAGCCAATAATAAATTTTTCAGACTGAAACTGGGCGGTGAAGTCCGTCTGAAATCCGCGTATATCATCAAAGGTGAAAGGGTGGAAAAAGATGAAAACGGTGAAATTACCACCATTTATGCAACTTATGATGAGAAAAGCAAGTCGGGAAGCGGTACGGAAGAAAGCTTAAGAAAAGTGAAAGGAACCATTCACTGGGTTTCTGCAAAACATGCGATTCCTGTGGATGTCAGAAATTATGACAGGTTATTTACTGTGGAACAACCTGACGCGGAGAAAGAGGTGGATTTCCTGGATTTTATCAACCCGGAATCCGTATCAACCATTCAGGGGTTTGCTGAGCCGGGGCTGAAAGATGTTGCCGTAGGAGAACCGCTTCAGTTCCAGAGAATCGGGTATTTTACTAAAGACCAGGATTCTGCGGATGCCAAATTGGTATTCAACAGGACAGTAACCTTAAAAGACTCTTATAAGCCAGAGTAA
- a CDS encoding lysophospholipid acyltransferase family protein yields the protein MSLISKNDLIKASGLSRIGFLKNPVASAIMSIAKINEVNKLYNKLKYKEGKDFFDSFVRERNLSYIAFEEDLAKIPKTGPFILVSNHPLGAIDGILMCKILSEVRPDFKVMGNFLLEKIEPMEPYVISVNPFENRKEAYSSSSGMRETLKHLQNGGCIGIFPAGEVSNKNNPYNEILDKEWEKPALKLIKMAKVPVVPMYFHAKNSRIFYQVAKLHPNLQTLMLPAEMMNEREKPIRIRIGRSIAVKAMDDMETTDELGEFLKRKVYMMKSYYEKRKSLAQSINLKNLSLKFPLLKEENIVQNIIDETPKEDILNDISKLKGTDKMFFSNGNYEVYFTSYEEIPSIMREIGRQRELTFRAVGEGSNLPFDLDEYDKHYHHLFLWDSAEEKLVGAYRMALGKEVMKKSGIKGFYTSSLFEFEQDIHPFFKKVIEMGRAYIRQEYQQKPLPLFLLWRGIVHVCLRNPDHKFLMGGVSISNKFSEFSKSLMIEFMRSNYYDSAVAQYITPRNEYKIKLRERDKNLFFDEMESDLNKLDKIIDDLEPELRLPVLIKKYIKQNAKVIAFNVDPNFNDAIDGLMYIRISDLPESTIKPVLEEMSEQIRREQENNSAENQ from the coding sequence ATGAGTTTAATTTCGAAAAACGATTTAATTAAAGCTTCCGGTTTGAGCAGGATAGGATTTCTGAAGAATCCTGTAGCTTCAGCGATCATGAGCATTGCCAAAATAAATGAAGTAAATAAATTATACAATAAACTGAAATACAAGGAAGGGAAAGACTTCTTCGACTCATTTGTGAGGGAACGCAACCTCAGCTATATCGCTTTTGAGGAAGACCTGGCAAAAATTCCTAAGACAGGTCCGTTTATTCTTGTATCCAACCATCCCCTCGGGGCCATCGACGGAATTTTAATGTGTAAAATACTGTCGGAAGTCCGTCCGGATTTCAAAGTTATGGGCAACTTCCTGCTGGAGAAAATAGAACCGATGGAGCCCTATGTTATTTCGGTTAACCCTTTTGAAAACAGAAAAGAAGCATACAGCAGCTCATCCGGGATGCGCGAAACCCTGAAGCACCTGCAAAACGGAGGCTGTATAGGAATTTTTCCGGCCGGAGAAGTGTCCAATAAAAACAATCCTTACAACGAAATCCTGGATAAAGAATGGGAGAAACCGGCTCTTAAGCTCATCAAAATGGCAAAAGTCCCGGTAGTACCGATGTATTTCCATGCCAAAAACAGCCGGATTTTTTACCAGGTAGCCAAGCTCCATCCCAATCTGCAGACCCTGATGCTTCCGGCAGAAATGATGAATGAAAGAGAAAAGCCGATCAGGATCAGAATCGGGAGATCCATCGCCGTCAAAGCAATGGATGACATGGAGACCACGGATGAACTGGGCGAGTTCCTGAAGCGTAAGGTTTATATGATGAAATCTTACTATGAAAAGAGGAAATCCCTTGCCCAAAGCATCAACCTTAAGAACCTGTCTTTAAAATTCCCTCTGTTAAAGGAAGAAAATATCGTCCAGAACATCATTGATGAAACTCCGAAAGAGGATATCCTCAATGACATCAGCAAGCTGAAAGGTACCGATAAAATGTTCTTCAGCAACGGGAATTATGAAGTCTATTTCACTTCTTATGAAGAAATTCCGTCCATTATGAGAGAAATCGGGCGGCAGAGGGAACTTACCTTCCGTGCCGTGGGTGAAGGCAGTAACCTTCCTTTTGACCTGGATGAATATGACAAACATTACCACCATCTTTTTCTCTGGGACAGTGCAGAAGAAAAACTGGTGGGTGCCTACAGAATGGCCTTGGGCAAGGAAGTCATGAAAAAATCCGGGATCAAAGGCTTTTATACCAGCTCATTATTTGAATTTGAACAGGACATCCATCCTTTTTTTAAGAAAGTGATCGAGATGGGTCGCGCCTACATCCGCCAGGAATACCAACAGAAACCGCTTCCCCTTTTTCTTTTGTGGAGAGGGATTGTCCATGTCTGCCTGAGAAATCCGGACCATAAGTTTTTAATGGGAGGCGTAAGTATTTCCAATAAATTTTCCGAATTCTCGAAATCCCTGATGATTGAGTTTATGCGGTCCAATTATTATGATTCTGCTGTGGCCCAATACATTACCCCGAGAAATGAGTACAAGATAAAACTCCGGGAAAGAGACAAAAACCTTTTCTTTGATGAAATGGAATCTGATCTGAATAAACTGGATAAAATCATTGATGATCTCGAGCCTGAATTAAGATTGCCGGTGCTCATCAAAAAATACATTAAACAAAATGCAAAGGTAATTGCCTTTAATGTGGACCCGAATTTTAATGATGCAATTGACGGACTGATGTATATCCGGATCAGCGACCTTCCTGAAAGTACGATAAAACCTGTACTGGAGGAAATGAGTGAACAAATCAGGAGAGAGCAGGAAAATAATTCCGCTGAAAATCAATAG
- the menC gene encoding o-succinylbenzoate synthase: MKAEYFKHILEFKRPGGTSRGVLREKETFILEISDGGKKGVGECAVFRGLSIDDRPDYEEKLQWLCENIQMDAAFLHRELTAFPSIWFGYEQAVLNLKHGGKIYFPSEFTEGKSPITINGLIWMGNVDYMQEQIQDKLDQGFHCIKLKIGVDWNAEYKVLQQLREKFSEDVLELRVDANGGFTAEEAKTVLQQLADLQIHSIEQPIKAGKHKEMAALCTETPIPIALDEELIGIVDFNDKKALLETLKPQYIILKPSLVGGFSGSDEWISIAEAQNIGWWITSALESNIGLNAIAQYTFIKKNPMPQGLGTGALFTNNFESDLDLKGELLYFKN, translated from the coding sequence ATGAAAGCTGAATATTTTAAACATATATTGGAATTCAAACGCCCGGGTGGAACATCCCGTGGCGTTTTGCGTGAAAAAGAAACCTTTATCCTTGAAATTTCCGATGGTGGTAAAAAAGGAGTGGGTGAGTGCGCGGTTTTCCGTGGGCTAAGTATTGATGACCGTCCGGATTATGAGGAAAAACTGCAGTGGCTTTGTGAAAACATTCAGATGGATGCAGCATTTTTACACCGCGAATTAACAGCGTTTCCTTCCATCTGGTTCGGGTATGAGCAGGCTGTCCTTAACCTGAAGCATGGAGGGAAAATTTATTTTCCAAGTGAATTTACAGAGGGAAAATCACCCATTACCATTAACGGGCTGATCTGGATGGGAAATGTTGATTATATGCAGGAACAGATCCAGGATAAGCTGGACCAGGGTTTCCACTGCATCAAACTGAAGATCGGGGTTGATTGGAATGCCGAATATAAAGTGCTTCAGCAGTTAAGGGAAAAGTTTTCAGAAGATGTTTTGGAGCTGCGGGTTGATGCCAACGGCGGTTTTACTGCAGAGGAAGCGAAAACGGTACTCCAGCAGCTGGCAGATTTACAGATCCATTCCATCGAACAGCCGATTAAGGCCGGAAAGCATAAGGAAATGGCAGCATTGTGTACCGAAACACCCATTCCCATTGCCTTGGATGAGGAGCTTATCGGAATTGTAGATTTTAATGATAAGAAAGCACTGCTGGAAACACTGAAGCCTCAGTATATTATTCTCAAACCGTCGTTAGTCGGCGGCTTTTCCGGTTCTGATGAATGGATATCCATTGCGGAAGCGCAGAACATCGGCTGGTGGATCACCTCCGCACTGGAAAGCAACATCGGCCTGAATGCAATTGCCCAGTATACTTTTATCAAAAAAAATCCGATGCCTCAAGGTCTGGGCACCGGAGCTCTGTTTACCAATAATTTCGAATCAGACCTGGATCTGAAAGGAGAATTGCTGTACTTTAAAAATTAA
- a CDS encoding aspartate kinase has protein sequence MKIFKFGGASVKDADSVKNVSMVLQSQGFDKCLLVISAMGKTTNDLEEVVALYFRKDNYQTEIEKIKRKHIEIAQGLFPENHAVFAEINLFFDDIDSFLRRNKSPNYSFVYDQVVSCGEMISTKIVSEYLNEIQFTNQWLDARDYVKTDNSYREGAVDWIRTEEFISNLNKEICYVTQGFIGSDDNNFTVTLGREGSDYSAAIFAYCLNAEAMTIWKDVPGVMTGDPRKFKDVSLLSDISYEEAIEMAYYGASVIHPKTLQPLQQKNIPFYVKSFVDPTEPGTKVGASDKNQDEEVYILKENQTLLKISTRDFSFIAEDHMSLIFGYLSKYKIKVSLMQNSAISLALCLEDKFSMIDELNDELQKVFKTEVVKNVSLFTVRNAKIGNIDQFYQEKSVLLEQISKNTLQMVTQ, from the coding sequence ATGAAAATTTTCAAGTTTGGAGGAGCATCAGTAAAGGATGCTGACAGTGTAAAGAATGTATCTATGGTATTACAAAGCCAGGGATTTGATAAGTGTCTGCTGGTTATTTCAGCAATGGGAAAAACGACCAATGACCTGGAAGAAGTGGTAGCGCTTTATTTCAGAAAGGATAATTATCAGACTGAAATTGAAAAGATAAAACGGAAGCATATTGAAATTGCCCAAGGGCTTTTTCCAGAAAACCACGCTGTTTTTGCTGAAATTAATTTATTTTTCGATGACATTGATTCTTTTTTAAGAAGAAACAAATCACCGAACTACAGCTTTGTGTATGACCAGGTGGTGAGCTGCGGGGAAATGATTTCAACCAAGATCGTGAGCGAGTATTTGAATGAAATCCAGTTTACAAACCAGTGGCTGGACGCCAGGGATTATGTGAAGACCGATAATTCTTACCGGGAAGGTGCGGTAGACTGGATTCGGACGGAAGAGTTCATTTCAAATCTGAATAAGGAAATCTGTTATGTTACCCAGGGATTCATCGGTTCTGATGACAATAATTTTACGGTAACGTTGGGACGGGAGGGCTCTGACTACTCCGCTGCCATTTTTGCCTATTGTTTAAATGCAGAGGCAATGACCATCTGGAAAGATGTTCCAGGCGTAATGACCGGCGATCCGAGAAAATTCAAAGACGTAAGCCTGCTTTCCGATATTTCCTATGAAGAAGCAATAGAAATGGCTTATTACGGCGCTAGCGTAATCCATCCAAAAACACTGCAGCCGCTTCAGCAGAAAAATATTCCGTTTTATGTAAAATCTTTTGTGGATCCTACAGAACCGGGAACCAAAGTAGGCGCTTCCGATAAAAATCAGGATGAAGAGGTTTACATCTTAAAGGAAAACCAGACCCTGCTTAAAATTTCGACAAGGGATTTTTCATTTATTGCGGAAGATCACATGAGCTTAATTTTCGGGTACCTTTCCAAATATAAAATTAAAGTATCACTGATGCAGAATTCTGCCATTTCGCTGGCTTTATGCCTTGAGGACAAATTCAGTATGATTGATGAGCTTAATGACGAACTGCAGAAAGTATTTAAAACTGAAGTGGTAAAAAATGTATCTTTATTTACGGTAAGAAATGCCAAGATCGGGAACATTGACCAATTTTACCAGGAAAAAAGTGTATTATTGGAGCAGATTTCGAAGAATACACTTCAAATGGTAACACAATAA
- a CDS encoding MFS transporter encodes MLALVMLINRSGSMVLPFLGVYMTDHLHFSIENTGIVLSFFGIGSVIGSWLGGFVTDKIGEYKVQYSSLLLSVPLFCLIPVFKTEAGVAAIILLQSIVSDAFRPANSVAITKYAKPENITRAFSLNRMAVNLGFSIGPALGGILSAISYEFLFLSNALAALLAGIMYIIFFRKRNTLAKIKAKKAKEAIEIKKGNSPYRDYKFLTYCFFCMLFSICFFQLFSTLTIFYKDSAHLSQQNIGYILGYSGFLVVLLEMGLVQIAEKYLSLATTLFLGTLICGLSYAMLGFDHHILTLVVSMSFLCVGEIWALPFMSTITALRAGKNNKGAYMGLNGISFSIAFIVTPYAGTLIAEKFGFTVLWIGTGIIAAGVAAAFYFIVPWMIREKNSTEVMH; translated from the coding sequence ATGCTGGCACTTGTCATGCTCATCAACCGGTCCGGCTCCATGGTTCTGCCGTTCTTAGGGGTTTATATGACGGACCACCTGCATTTCAGCATAGAAAATACAGGCATAGTGCTTAGCTTTTTCGGGATCGGATCCGTAATCGGTTCCTGGCTGGGCGGGTTTGTTACGGATAAAATAGGGGAATATAAAGTCCAGTATTCCAGTTTGTTACTGAGCGTACCTCTGTTCTGCTTAATTCCTGTTTTTAAAACGGAAGCGGGCGTTGCGGCTATTATCCTGCTTCAGAGTATTGTGAGCGATGCTTTCCGTCCTGCCAATTCGGTAGCCATAACGAAATATGCAAAGCCTGAAAATATCACCAGAGCCTTTTCACTGAACCGTATGGCCGTGAATCTGGGTTTTTCCATCGGGCCTGCTCTGGGCGGGATCTTATCAGCCATTTCTTATGAATTCCTATTTCTGAGTAATGCATTAGCCGCATTGCTGGCCGGAATTATGTACATTATCTTTTTCAGGAAACGCAATACGCTGGCAAAAATAAAAGCGAAGAAAGCAAAAGAAGCTATAGAAATCAAAAAAGGAAATTCGCCGTATCGGGATTATAAATTTCTAACTTATTGCTTCTTCTGTATGCTGTTTTCTATCTGTTTTTTCCAGCTGTTCAGTACGTTAACCATATTTTATAAAGATAGCGCGCACTTAAGCCAGCAGAATATCGGGTATATTTTAGGATACAGTGGATTTTTAGTGGTTCTGCTGGAAATGGGGCTGGTTCAGATCGCAGAAAAATATCTGAGTCTGGCCACCACCCTGTTTTTAGGAACGCTCATCTGCGGGCTTTCTTATGCAATGCTGGGGTTTGACCATCATATTTTAACCCTGGTGGTTTCCATGAGCTTCCTGTGTGTAGGTGAAATCTGGGCACTGCCTTTTATGTCCACCATTACTGCTTTACGGGCCGGGAAAAACAACAAAGGAGCCTATATGGGTCTTAACGGGATATCATTCTCCATTGCCTTCATCGTTACTCCGTATGCAGGGACTTTAATTGCTGAAAAGTTCGGCTTTACCGTGTTGTGGATCGGAACCGGAATTATAGCAGCCGGTGTTGCGGCTGCATTTTATTTTATTGTGCCGTGGATGATCAGAGAAAAAAACAGTACGGAAGTGATGCATTAA
- a CDS encoding bacteriocin-like protein, protein MKNLRNLNRSALKTIRGGAAPLGCNNWDPRARCCRAWDAEYQNNPTCPTP, encoded by the coding sequence ATGAAAAATCTAAGGAACCTGAACAGAAGTGCATTGAAAACCATCCGCGGGGGTGCCGCTCCGTTAGGCTGCAACAACTGGGACCCGAGAGCCCGATGCTGCAGAGCATGGGATGCTGAATACCAGAACAATCCAACATGCCCCACGCCTTAA
- the fbp gene encoding class 1 fructose-bisphosphatase, whose amino-acid sequence MSDQPLQTLGEFLIDKQDDFQYSTGEFSRLLSAIRLASKVVNREVNKAGIADIIGQAGNENIQGEEQQKLDVIANDIFITALSQREVVCGIASEENDDFIDIKCGENGHLSKYVVLIDPLDGSSNIDVNVSVGTIFSIYRRVTEPGTPVQLEDFLQKGVNQIAAGYVIYGSSTMIVYTTGNGVNGFTLDPSLGTYYLSHPNMQFPKTGKIYSINEGNYIKFPQGVKNYLKYCQMEEGDRPYTSRYIGSLVADFHRNMLKGGIYIYPSYSQAPNGKLRLLYECNPMAFLAEQAGGKATDGFRRILEIEPTELHQRVPIFCGSVDMVEKAEEFMRIDSVK is encoded by the coding sequence ATGTCAGATCAGCCATTACAGACTCTAGGAGAATTCCTTATTGATAAGCAGGATGATTTCCAGTATTCCACAGGGGAATTCTCCCGTCTGCTCAGTGCTATAAGGTTAGCTTCAAAAGTGGTAAACAGGGAAGTGAACAAAGCCGGGATTGCAGATATTATCGGGCAGGCCGGAAATGAAAATATTCAGGGAGAGGAACAGCAGAAACTCGATGTAATCGCCAATGATATTTTTATTACAGCCCTATCTCAGAGGGAAGTAGTCTGCGGTATCGCTTCAGAAGAAAATGATGATTTTATTGATATCAAATGTGGCGAAAACGGCCATTTAAGCAAATATGTCGTACTGATTGATCCGCTTGACGGATCTTCAAATATTGATGTTAATGTTTCTGTAGGAACTATTTTTTCCATTTACAGAAGGGTGACAGAACCGGGAACTCCGGTTCAGCTGGAGGATTTTTTACAGAAAGGAGTCAACCAGATTGCTGCGGGATATGTAATTTACGGTTCCTCAACCATGATTGTGTATACTACAGGGAACGGGGTGAACGGTTTCACACTGGATCCTTCACTGGGTACGTATTATCTTTCCCATCCGAATATGCAGTTCCCGAAAACAGGGAAGATTTACTCTATTAATGAAGGGAACTATATCAAATTTCCTCAGGGCGTTAAGAACTATCTTAAATACTGCCAGATGGAAGAAGGCGACAGGCCTTATACCTCAAGGTATATCGGTTCACTGGTTGCTGATTTCCACAGGAATATGCTGAAAGGCGGCATTTATATCTACCCGTCTTATTCACAGGCACCTAACGGAAAACTGAGGTTACTGTACGAATGCAACCCAATGGCTTTCCTGGCCGAACAGGCAGGCGGAAAGGCAACAGACGGCTTCAGGAGGATCCTGGAAATTGAACCGACGGAACTGCACCAAAGGGTACCTATTTTCTGCGGAAGCGTGGATATGGTGGAGAAAGCAGAAGAATTTATGCGGATCGACAGCGTAAAATAA